CTCTTCAACCTGATCGCCACCGGCGCGCCCGCCTGGAGGGCTGTAGGGTCGATCCTGGGAGTACCTCTAGAGACGATTATTCACCAGGGCCTTTGGGACATTTGTACTGAGGTCCCTGGGGGTGGCCTCACTTGCCAGCAGAAGGACGCGCAGTACTTCGCCGAGGAAGTTGTGATAGCGGCCAGAGGTCTCATGATAACCTCGGTCGTTCTCACCGGCATTGCTCAGATACTGACTGTGCTGGGATTTCGCTGCTGGCGCCGCACGCCAGACTTCCTGCTCGCGGGTCTGGGCGGCGTGGCCGTGTTCTGCGGCGGTGTTTTTTCGCTCGTCCCGCTTGCCTGGTACACAAGTCAGCTGAAAGTAATGGAAAGCAGCGGCACGGAACTGCATGCAGATTACTGCATTGTGCTGGGATTCATTGGCAGCAGTTTTCAGTTGATCGGAGGAGCCTGTTTAATGGCCTTCTTCTACAACTTCTGTAGGACGAGGAGAAACGCTGGATAGATCACGTCTGTGGAGTGTAACCCGACGCACAGGACTGGAGTCACAATGCAAGGATACACTAATCGTAGCCATCGAGAAGTTGAACACGGAAATCCAGACTTGGACATTCACCCGTGACACTTGAATACCAACACGAAGATGTCCGTCCCGACAGCCCATCCTTCTGGCGGAACCGGACTATGACGTATAGTCAAACATTTGTGATGCGAATGTTTATACAGTGAATTATACTCCAAGTAGTTAGGTGGTACAATTAAGCCGCTTGAAAACTGTTGTATGCACTATTCAAGCACTTTAGGGTAATGTTATGAAAGTGGAATTAAATTAGTACAAAGTAATATAGGCCTAATCGAAAGGGAGTTTTTTTAATTGACTTTCATGTTAAAGCATACAACATACTCTGTATGTATcgtaaaatatttaaatacctTGACCACATGGTCTCCGTTCTGGGTGGGGCCATGTGTGGTGAATTTAATGCTGCCCCCCTAATTTCTGAGGTTGTTTTTTTACGGTATTACTGAAGGACTGAGTTGTTGATTGTAGGTCGATTTACAATACAAAGAAGTATTTGATAAATGCATTACTAGGAATTTTGTCAATAAAATTTCAAACATCACTTTGATTCATTTTTGTCCATATAAAAagtagttttaatttttttaaaagaaatctgTTCCAATTATGCTTAATTCAGGTACTCAATTGTCCATCTGTTTAAAACTGAGTAAGGTGCAGTAATTAGGTAATTGATTACTATTATCACTCCACTTAAGCAAGTAATTTATTTATCCCAACAATATCTGTCTAgccttacaaaaaaaaacagcacaacgGATCCccctcaataaaaaaaaaaaagttgacagGATTTTGTCCAAgagaaattcttttttttaaaaacacctcAAAAGGAATTTCACAAAATGTAGAAATGGTGAAGAGAGAGCACAGGCAGACATGACAGGACAAATCTGGTTTGTGGGACTGTAGTAAGGTCAGAGTTCTGATAGCCTTCAGGACAGCAAACATCTTAATCAGACACTAGGCAGGAGGGCAGAATATCACGTACACGACAGCACACTTAGCAAAACATGTTTATTCCTACCctcccacacacatacaccatcGTAACTGTGGAGAAGAAAATTCCCATGAACTATACTATTACCCTGCATGAAACagagcataataataataatctgagGTGCAGTGGACGAGCTTGACAGCAGCACACACTAAGAGTTGGATCTCCAGACTTCTTTGTGTTGTTGAGAGTCCTGTGAAGTTACGTGATGAAAGCTGACACCTATAAATTCATTAAAATACAATGGGTAGACAAACATCCATTTATAAATGTGAAAACCTCAAAATATTGCAATAAAATTTGAAATGAGGGTGCCAGTTACATCGAATTATGTGTACAAAATTGCTGCATTAATGAGCATTAAAGGAGTAACACTGCAGGATTATAAGATGTCAACCAAAGTCAGGTCACCGTGGTAATTCTTTACACATCAGCCGCTTTATTGCAGGACTGGAGCTACACCAACCGAAACCTGCGTGAAGTAAAAACCAAAACCAGCCCCTGTAGAGACAGACAATTGTTTGCCTTCAGAAGGCACTTCCTAGGGTGTTCAAGGAAGCGGAATTTCAGCACTGCTGCAGAACCTGCTGGTCCTGTTGATGACACGTCACCTTAGCTCAGACAGGTGAAAAATGCGGATGCAAAACATGGAAGTCTATAATAACTGAGGTCCCACAAAACCTGCCCAAAGCATGAGAAACATGTGACTCAGGATAATGTCAGACAATTTTAGCATGTTGTACTGATGTTCGTGTTTATACAGAGGGTATGACGTTAGCCATCGAAAGCAGGAGGATGTCCCTTGTTGGTGGATGGGTCCGGTCTCCTCCAGAAATCTCAGATTTGAATAGGACCAGGCAgacataaaaaagaaacatttccccTTAGAATCAGCTGCATGCATTTATGGAATGGGATTTATTTAATATTGGAATTTTACATCGTATTTGAAATTGCATTCACAGTTTTGAGGTAGTCAACAAGGTGCAAGACGTCCTTCACTTGCGGCTCAGCAAAGACCAAAGACCTACCTGCTCCAGACTTTTCTGCTAGAGAGGACCTATACTTTCACTCATCATGACCTCTTTCTGAGTAGTCACTGTTTTTCTGCAAAAAGCACAGAAGGATGTTATACGAGACGCTGACAGAAAGGCTGCTACGAAATGGCTAAATCAATGCAGAAACAACCCATTCTAAGAATTTAAACAGGCCATCTAGAGAAGCACTGATCACGACACAGCAGAAAGCACCATACAGCTAACAGTCAGCAGCACCAGTTCATTTATACATTAATCTGAGATAAAGAGCAATATTCTAGGGGTTGGCTGTCAGTTTTAGGACTATTCACTGGAAAGGTATAAATGGTCTAATGCACCCAACTAACACATTAGCTTTAAATGGTCTAGAAATTGATGGAGTAGCAGAGAGATCTGGACTTCTGTAGTTGCAAAACCTATAATGCTTGGAGCTGTAGATCATTAGACATTAAGGTTCGCATTTGGCCCTGATGCATCCCTGCTTACCCTTAAAGAAAGAGGAGGGGGTTTGAAACAGATGGGGTACCTTTTATGTGCTTTTGTCCTTCTCTTGATGAAGGCAAAGAGGAAGGCAAGGGCAACAATGCCAATAATGCAGCCAAGAAAGCCCAGGGTGAGGGCCACACCGATGGGCTTGCTGACACGGTCCTGGCAGAAGTTCCCATCATAGCCCAGCCGACACTCACAGCTGATGACATTATTCAGTAGAAAACAATGGCCGTGTCCATTGCACTGTTTGTTATCGCATGGGACCAAGGCTCCTGTATTGTTGGCCATGCTATCTTTTCAGCGAGAGGGGAGTCAGTGGCTTTCAGATGTAGCGTCTTGAGGTTCAGGCTTGAGTGGTTTTGGGATGAACCCTGATTGAATAACAAATAGATCTTGCTTATATTAATAAATAGGAATCTTAGGCTCCATCGCAGGTGCTTTTATAAACCCCACCCAGACATGCAGGCTATTGTGAAGAGAAGTAAAAAGTGCACACACCCTAATAGCATGCATAAGTTATAACAAAGAGGAAGGTTATCAGATCTGTGTGGGTTGTATGCCGTCTGAAAAACTCTACCAAAAGCTCACAATGCATACAAACatataaagcacaaaaaagaGAGATGATCTTAATATTTAACTGGATAAGTGTACATGGGACCACCATTTTGTAAACTAAACTGTGTACAAATTCCTTTCAGGTTGATTTCAGTCTCACATTCTGTAATTTGAGAAGTCCCCAACTCGTAAATCAAGTTCatccagaaaaaaatgtataaagaaacctcagcaaaacaaaaaaaaaaatgaacaaaaagcaTTACCTTACCATGCGAGATTTGAATGTAAAAACACTAACTTTCGCTCAATTGCTGCTTCAGTGcttgaagagaaaaaaaaacctgctagCTAGCCTTGGATTGCAGAGATTTGCAGCATGAGATAAACCCTTCAGAGGGGTAAAACAAACTGAGCAGAATGAGGAACATGAAGGCGACATTTCCAAAGAGGACAAAACGAGAAGACAAGGTTCATGCTCAAAAAGCAGCCGGCTCAACCTCACTTCAAATCAGGAATAATCACTACTCACCTTGATACGAGTGCTTGAGGTCAGCTGTGCACCACAAAACGCCAGCGAGTCTGGGCTAGACAATTAGATTCAGAGAATGACTCGCTTCCTACAGCATGTTGGGATGCTTACTTCTGCAAGAAAACAAGACTAAACAAATGTATCACTGGACAGATATGGCTGTAGGCTAGTAGAGAGAGTTGAATGCAGCCCGGTTTGCGACTTTCATCGAGGTAAAAAGTTTGAGAAAGTCAGAGGAAGGGTTTCAGCctacagcagcagcagatcGATTGTCAGGAAACTGAAGACTACACCCTTAAAATGTGCTCAAAGCCAGTAACTGCCCCAGCTTGTTTCAACTTGCACCAGTGTGTCAATCACAGAAGCAAAATCTACAGCTGAAATTGGGTCTCGAGACAAGTCGGGTGAATAGATAGGGACACCGGGGGGAAATCTACAGCTCACAAGGTTATAGAGAGGGATTGACCTAACTGATATGCAAGTACGCTTTTGCTAGAGAAAGTGATACGCACGGCAATTTCTTGTAATGCCAGTGCATACTTTTGTGCATTTGCACTGTTATGACAAGATATTACCGTGCATTTTATTATACCCATTTGCCATAtgaaggttaaaatgcacagtaaaTTCTTGTCATAACAGTGCAAATGCACAAAAGTATGTATTTGAGCTATTATGACAAATTGCCACATGCATGCCCTTATACAGGGAAAGCGTATGTGCGTATTGGTTATGTCAATTCCCAGTTATAGATCTGTGCCTGTGTTCTGCAGGTGTTGGGGTTGCCATGTGACTTACTGTAGCAGGTCAAGCCTCCATGCATGAgatcagaaggttactggttgAATCCCATCGTCGGCAGAAGAGTCACATCTTTTAggccagggctcttcaaatctggacctcgattccaaatccatgccttgttttcagttctcccaggtagttagtttaatagaattactgattctgattggtcagaggcttcacacccaGCTCACAAGTAAAGGAAGgttggaaaaccagcagggctcggacctcgaggaccgtgatttgaataaccctgttttAGGCTCTTAACTCCATGAAAGATTCTACAGGGGTGTTGGAGAAATGGCTGATCTTGTGATCTATCCCCAAACTTCACTCACACCTATGTGTACACATGCAGATCTTAAAGGAGAGCAAAAAGAGATGCTATTAAACAAATGTAACGTTATAAATATCCAATTAACACCTGCAAGTGAGCCTGaaaaattaaactaaaatgCACTTAATCAAGGATAGACAAAACCCAAGATGTTCCATGATGGACATTGTACACTAGTAACTGGAATACAGATAAGATGCAGCAGAAGAGTCTGGTACAGATTCTTCTTTCCATAAATTGTACAACAGGGAGGACAGAGAAGAGGGGAACTACCC
This is a stretch of genomic DNA from Paramormyrops kingsleyae isolate MSU_618 chromosome 7, PKINGS_0.4, whole genome shotgun sequence. It encodes these proteins:
- the LOC111842110 gene encoding claudin-23-like; the encoded protein is MPDVCILALGVVASFLGWLFNLIATGAPAWRAVGSILGVPLETIIHQGLWDICTEVPGGGLTCQQKDAQYFAEEVVIAARGLMITSVVLTGIAQILTVLGFRCWRRTPDFLLAGLGGVAVFCGGVFSLVPLAWYTSQLKVMESSGTELHADYCIVLGFIGSSFQLIGGACLMAFFYNFCRTRRNAG